One window of the Shewanella khirikhana genome contains the following:
- a CDS encoding PAS domain-containing protein, whose translation MNQSKASVSRQIHPKWRNSLPFRVGLLQTLVAAILLVATLWIMLGTLKEERLQQELNLNLSQGQLMLAKLHDLTAQLDTLVIAIADVAGTQRKSVQVIDETIPGLLSLPEHRDVIASGGIWPESAHPLGSDNQAKSFFWVRDMLGQLRKNDGYDSGRGYQEENWYKPVRLFPAGRVFWSPSYVDPYTQESMVTASVPIWEDHEFQGAATIDVSLTSLTHLVNAASHEMGGYVMLLDQFNQILSFPLPGTVGDSPQNITSANLGTLYSRFSQFAPLAEMIDTADKAFIGSAHEHLIITQEQFSALAPSSGPEQRKMFEAIINNAARGQPKSAELIGTLEIKSDPVLNEASLISVYRMPGTFWKVVTVTPKTSFKHEAMLLAERAGLYLLLAQLIALALMFLIQQRLFIRPLARMVGALKSNDAAYLELEAGDRQDEIGVLASAFVARTRQLEIAMASLDASNLALEQQLEVQREAQQDLLAHREHLLALLKSSPNLIYIKDISGRYVLVNDKFCETIGLDRNRVVGATDHQIFSSDLVQSYTESDQRVVSQDAPLQYEEVLPTRLGELRFQMTKFAIRDEDDNLRGIGAIAFDIQSRKRLENELRTRVSQLESALEESTKERLKLDTMLRQAEFSLGQQDTEVARSDIRDHAWQTERRLVKAWYRDLVALIAHEQDALLSRACSSQASLDSLRDNLSEQAERLRLLDVLAGKHKGGQAAVPFDVLEALKTLFKAELASRHIEIHLSGERRLVTVLEGWQLALLSLGLMRLLISLGGSDAASFAGDINIDIQKDGSDCILRFERQGVGAAAIATELEELSMWLSQHFGGSLSQLPTLAVATLIDCRLPLVE comes from the coding sequence ATGAATCAATCCAAGGCCTCAGTGTCACGGCAAATTCATCCCAAGTGGCGCAACAGCCTGCCCTTTCGGGTCGGCCTTTTGCAGACACTGGTTGCGGCTATTTTGCTGGTCGCCACCTTGTGGATCATGCTGGGCACCCTCAAAGAGGAGCGCCTGCAACAAGAGCTGAATCTCAACCTCTCTCAGGGCCAATTGATGTTGGCCAAACTGCACGATCTCACCGCCCAGCTCGACACTCTGGTCATCGCAATCGCTGACGTTGCCGGTACCCAACGTAAATCCGTGCAGGTGATTGATGAAACCATCCCCGGACTGCTGTCACTTCCCGAGCACAGGGACGTAATTGCCAGTGGCGGGATCTGGCCCGAATCGGCCCATCCCCTTGGCAGCGATAATCAGGCAAAAAGTTTTTTCTGGGTTCGCGATATGCTCGGGCAACTCAGAAAGAACGATGGCTACGACTCAGGCCGCGGCTATCAGGAAGAAAACTGGTACAAGCCTGTGCGTCTGTTCCCCGCCGGGCGGGTGTTCTGGTCGCCATCCTATGTTGACCCTTATACCCAGGAATCCATGGTCACTGCCTCAGTGCCCATCTGGGAGGATCATGAGTTTCAGGGCGCGGCCACCATTGATGTCAGCCTCACCAGCCTTACCCATCTGGTGAATGCTGCCAGCCACGAAATGGGTGGCTATGTGATGCTGCTGGATCAGTTCAACCAAATCCTCTCTTTCCCCTTGCCTGGTACCGTGGGCGATTCACCACAAAACATCACGAGCGCCAACCTGGGTACCCTTTACTCGCGTTTCAGTCAGTTTGCGCCGCTGGCTGAGATGATTGATACCGCGGATAAAGCCTTTATCGGCAGCGCCCACGAGCACCTTATCATCACCCAGGAACAATTTTCCGCCCTCGCCCCCAGCAGCGGCCCTGAGCAGCGCAAGATGTTCGAAGCCATTATCAACAATGCCGCCCGCGGCCAGCCCAAAAGCGCCGAGCTGATAGGGACGCTGGAAATCAAATCCGACCCGGTATTGAACGAAGCCAGCCTGATCTCGGTGTACCGGATGCCGGGCACCTTCTGGAAAGTGGTTACTGTTACCCCCAAAACCTCGTTCAAGCACGAAGCGATGCTGCTTGCCGAGCGGGCCGGGCTTTATTTGCTGCTGGCCCAGTTGATAGCGCTGGCGTTGATGTTCCTGATCCAGCAGCGACTGTTTATCCGGCCGCTGGCCCGCATGGTCGGCGCGCTTAAATCCAATGATGCCGCCTACCTTGAACTGGAAGCCGGTGACCGTCAGGATGAGATTGGCGTACTTGCCAGCGCCTTTGTGGCCCGCACCCGCCAGCTTGAAATTGCCATGGCGAGCCTTGATGCATCAAACCTCGCCCTCGAGCAGCAACTCGAGGTGCAACGCGAAGCCCAGCAGGATTTACTTGCCCACAGGGAGCACCTGCTCGCGCTGCTCAAATCGTCACCCAACCTTATTTATATCAAAGACATCTCTGGCCGCTATGTGCTGGTGAACGATAAATTCTGTGAAACCATTGGCCTGGATCGTAACCGGGTGGTGGGCGCTACCGATCATCAAATTTTCTCGTCAGACCTGGTGCAAAGCTACACCGAGAGCGATCAGCGGGTGGTGTCCCAGGATGCGCCGCTGCAATACGAAGAAGTGTTGCCGACCCGCCTCGGCGAGCTCAGGTTTCAGATGACCAAGTTTGCGATCCGTGATGAAGACGACAACCTGCGCGGCATCGGCGCCATCGCGTTTGATATTCAAAGCCGTAAACGGCTGGAAAATGAACTGCGAACCCGGGTCAGCCAGCTGGAAAGCGCGCTGGAGGAGTCCACCAAAGAGCGGCTCAAACTCGATACCATGCTGAGGCAAGCTGAGTTTTCCCTCGGCCAGCAGGACACAGAAGTCGCCCGCAGTGATATTCGTGACCATGCTTGGCAGACCGAGCGGCGGCTGGTGAAGGCCTGGTATCGCGATCTGGTGGCCCTGATAGCCCACGAGCAGGATGCGCTCCTGTCCCGCGCCTGCAGCAGCCAGGCAAGCCTCGACAGCTTAAGAGATAATCTCAGCGAACAGGCTGAGCGTCTGCGACTGCTCGATGTCTTGGCCGGCAAGCATAAAGGGGGCCAGGCAGCTGTGCCGTTTGACGTTCTGGAGGCGCTGAAAACCCTGTTTAAGGCCGAGCTTGCCAGTCGTCACATCGAAATTCACTTAAGCGGCGAGCGCAGGTTGGTGACCGTGCTTGAAGGTTGGCAACTGGCGCTGCTGAGCCTTGGGCTGATGCGGCTTCTGATAAGCCTTGGCGGCAGCGATGCTGCAAGCTTTGCGGGTGATATCAATATTGATATTCAAAAAGATGGCAGCGACTGTATTCTTCGCTTCGAACGTCAGGGTGTAGGCGCGGCGGCGATTGCGACAGAACTCGAAGAGCTGTCCATGTGGCTGTCGCAGCACTTTGGCGGCAGTCTCTCTCAGCTGCCCACCCTGGCAGTGGCAACCCTGATTGATTGCCGTCTGCCTCTGGTGGAGTAG
- a CDS encoding RimK/LysX family protein yields the protein MFRSGIALILLSLSASALADKAVVGQTTEINLPAAGLAMTARVDTGASVSSIHAFDIEVVGGAGKKMKDDIGKLVRFSTENAKGETQRLEARIVKVSTVSNSQGTESRYAVDLELAHDKDVRSIRVNLRDRGHMDYKLLLGRNWLEDTYVVDVAEKNVIGPRAPIHIVEADLTIDTRIDTGAVENSLHAVDLKIENENKTDMEANVGKKISFTTANEKGESRRVHSRIVETSLIRNAQGSEIRYMVELTLGEPGKEFKVKVNLKDRTDMTHKLLIGRNWLQGHYLVDVSL from the coding sequence ATGTTTCGATCCGGGATTGCCCTCATTCTTTTATCTTTGTCTGCATCGGCGCTGGCCGATAAAGCTGTCGTCGGTCAAACCACAGAAATCAACCTGCCTGCCGCAGGCCTCGCCATGACTGCCCGGGTTGATACCGGCGCTTCTGTCAGCTCCATTCACGCCTTTGATATTGAAGTGGTGGGCGGCGCCGGCAAGAAAATGAAGGACGATATTGGCAAGCTGGTACGCTTTTCCACCGAAAACGCCAAAGGTGAAACCCAGCGCCTCGAAGCGCGTATCGTGAAGGTGAGCACTGTCTCCAACTCTCAGGGCACCGAGAGCCGCTATGCGGTGGATCTCGAACTCGCCCACGACAAGGATGTCCGCAGTATCCGGGTCAACCTGCGTGACCGTGGCCATATGGACTACAAACTGCTGCTGGGGCGCAACTGGCTCGAGGATACCTATGTGGTGGATGTGGCTGAAAAGAATGTGATTGGCCCACGCGCCCCCATTCATATTGTCGAAGCGGATTTGACCATAGATACCCGTATCGACACAGGTGCGGTGGAAAACAGCCTGCATGCTGTTGATTTAAAAATTGAAAATGAAAACAAAACCGATATGGAAGCCAATGTCGGTAAAAAAATCAGCTTCACCACCGCCAATGAGAAGGGGGAAAGCCGCCGGGTGCACAGCCGGATTGTGGAAACATCGCTTATCCGCAACGCCCAGGGCAGTGAAATCCGTTACATGGTGGAGCTGACGCTGGGTGAGCCCGGTAAAGAGTTCAAGGTGAAGGTGAACCTGAAAGACAGAACAGATATGACCCATAAGTTGCTGATTGGCCGCAACTGGCTGCAGGGGCATTATTTGGTCGATGTAAGCCTGTAA
- a CDS encoding STAS/SEC14 domain-containing protein yields MISIETGFEHDTLAVRASGVISPEDYTEVLVPALEARLRDHASVRLWYQIDDKCRGMRLSSLWQDFLLGVFHLDDFRCVAIVTDRPLFRRMGEIMAIFLPCPVKVFAQDQQQHAREWLAQKG; encoded by the coding sequence ATGATAAGCATTGAAACCGGATTCGAACACGACACCCTGGCCGTTCGTGCCTCGGGTGTTATTTCCCCTGAAGACTACACCGAGGTGCTGGTGCCGGCACTGGAAGCGCGCCTGCGCGACCATGCATCGGTGCGCCTTTGGTATCAAATCGACGACAAGTGCCGCGGCATGCGGTTATCTTCCCTGTGGCAGGACTTTCTGCTGGGTGTGTTTCATCTTGATGATTTTCGCTGTGTGGCCATAGTCACTGACCGGCCGCTGTTTCGGCGCATGGGTGAAATCATGGCGATTTTTTTGCCCTGTCCGGTCAAGGTGTTTGCCCAGGATCAGCAGCAACACGCCCGTGAATGGCTGGCTCAAAAAGGCTGA
- a CDS encoding DUF3802 family protein: MVTDKDGYTHLIQYLTENLGLFETPEGQGLSDETVMELFEEQLSAQIIMVCGQNPELSFAQRNMIIREVDAIVYDLEEILAHVGKKKATPEQTHFISDFSGLIKNLFDQEIVKLTA; the protein is encoded by the coding sequence ATGGTCACAGATAAAGACGGTTATACGCATCTCATCCAATACCTCACGGAGAATCTCGGGCTGTTCGAAACCCCAGAGGGGCAGGGGCTGTCCGATGAAACCGTAATGGAGCTGTTTGAAGAGCAGTTGTCTGCGCAAATCATCATGGTCTGTGGCCAGAATCCCGAGCTGTCCTTTGCCCAGCGCAATATGATCATCCGCGAGGTCGATGCCATTGTGTATGATCTCGAAGAGATTTTGGCGCATGTGGGTAAAAAGAAAGCCACGCCGGAGCAAACGCACTTTATTTCGGATTTCTCGGGACTTATCAAAAACCTGTTCGATCAGGAAATCGTTAAGCTCACCGCCTGA
- a CDS encoding YceI family protein has translation MFIRTLSAAALMVTSLGAFAGWQVNSDASNVSFVSVKKGDVGEVHRFKALQGSLNDTGEFALTIPLASVDTGIEIRDERMKTMLFEVEQFPSLTLSAKIDKAAVDALPVGQILQLELPAEISLHGKTDKVNVDATVARLADNRLLVTSRGMVVVNAGNFGLTGGVEKLREVAGLSAISKAVPVSFVLVLEK, from the coding sequence ATGTTTATCCGTACTCTTTCTGCTGCAGCCCTGATGGTGACCAGTCTTGGCGCCTTTGCTGGCTGGCAGGTAAACAGCGACGCCTCCAACGTAAGCTTCGTGTCTGTGAAAAAAGGCGACGTGGGTGAAGTTCACCGATTCAAAGCATTGCAGGGCAGCCTGAACGATACCGGCGAATTTGCGCTGACCATTCCGCTGGCTTCGGTGGATACCGGCATTGAAATTCGTGACGAGCGCATGAAAACCATGTTGTTTGAAGTAGAGCAATTTCCCTCGCTCACACTTTCTGCGAAAATAGATAAAGCTGCGGTGGACGCGTTGCCGGTGGGGCAAATTCTGCAGCTGGAATTACCTGCCGAGATTTCACTGCATGGTAAAACCGACAAGGTGAATGTGGATGCCACAGTGGCGCGTCTTGCCGATAACCGCTTGCTGGTGACCAGCCGCGGTATGGTGGTGGTTAATGCCGGTAATTTCGGTCTGACCGGTGGGGTGGAAAAACTGCGTGAAGTTGCGGGTTTGTCTGCCATCAGCAAGGCAGTACCGGTTTCTTTTGTTTTGGTGCTTGAAAAATAA
- a CDS encoding cold-shock protein — MSAIPETGTVKWFNDEKGFGFLRREDETDVFVHYRAINSQGRRTLKEGQRVSFMVVQGQKGLLAENVTPL, encoded by the coding sequence ATGTCAGCAATTCCGGAAACAGGCACGGTAAAATGGTTTAACGATGAAAAGGGCTTTGGCTTTTTGCGCCGCGAGGACGAAACCGATGTGTTCGTCCATTACCGCGCCATCAACTCCCAGGGTCGTCGAACCCTGAAAGAAGGACAAAGAGTCAGCTTTATGGTGGTTCAGGGCCAAAAGGGTCTGCTGGCCGAGAACGTCACCCCGCTGTAA
- the pdxH gene encoding pyridoxamine 5'-phosphate oxidase: protein MTDLSDIRREYTKGGLRRSELPTEPMALFERWMEQAKEAQLSDPTAMCVATVDEHGQPYQRIVLLKRFDEQGFVFFTNLGSRKATQLKQNAHISLLFPWHPLERQVAVTGIAEQLSSADVLKYFMTRPKDSQIAAWVSAQSSKLSARQILEAKFMEMKQKFSSGEVPLPSFWGGYLVRPSSIEFWQGGEHRLHDRFLYSKEADGWQIDRLAP, encoded by the coding sequence ATGACAGATCTGAGTGACATCCGCCGTGAATACACCAAAGGGGGACTGAGGCGCAGCGAGCTGCCGACCGAGCCCATGGCACTCTTTGAACGTTGGATGGAGCAGGCCAAGGAGGCGCAGCTGTCAGATCCCACCGCCATGTGCGTGGCTACAGTGGATGAGCACGGCCAGCCGTATCAGCGGATTGTGCTGCTTAAACGTTTCGACGAGCAGGGCTTTGTGTTTTTCACCAACCTTGGCAGCCGCAAAGCCACTCAGCTTAAACAAAACGCCCACATCAGCTTGCTGTTCCCCTGGCATCCACTTGAACGTCAGGTAGCGGTGACCGGCATTGCCGAGCAACTGTCGAGCGCCGACGTGCTCAAATACTTTATGACCCGTCCGAAAGACAGCCAGATCGCAGCCTGGGTATCTGCACAGTCATCCAAGCTCAGCGCCCGCCAGATACTGGAAGCCAAGTTCATGGAAATGAAGCAAAAGTTTTCCAGCGGCGAGGTGCCTCTGCCGTCATTTTGGGGCGGTTATCTGGTTCGCCCCAGCAGCATTGAGTTCTGGCAGGGGGGCGAACACCGCCTACACGACCGCTTCCTGTACAGCAAAGAAGCCGATGGCTGGCAAATTGACCGTCTGGCGCCCTGA